A stretch of the Manis pentadactyla isolate mManPen7 chromosome 16, mManPen7.hap1, whole genome shotgun sequence genome encodes the following:
- the LOC118933385 gene encoding proteasome subunit beta type-8 isoform X1, which produces MALLEVCGAPRGQREDWAFPVLGSQLRSEPGHYSFSVLSPELALPRGMQPTEFLKSLGGNGEKNDKIEMAHGTTTLAFKFQHGVIVAVDSRATSGNYICTIRANKVIEINPYLLGTMAGCAADCQYWERLLAKECRLYYLRNGERISVSAASKLLSNMMCQYRSLGLSMGSMICGWDKKGPGLYYVDDCGTRLSGNMFSTGSGNTFAYGVMDSSYRPNLSCEEAYDLGRRAIVHATHRDNYSGGVVNMYHMKQDGWVKVESTDVSDLMYQYWEASQ; this is translated from the exons ATGGCGCTGCTGGAGGTGTGCGGAGCCCCCCGAGGGCAGCGGGAGGACTGGGCTTTCCCTGTCCTGGGAAGCCAGCTTCGCTCGGAGCCCGGACACTACAGTTTCTCTGTGCTATCTCCGGAGCTCGCCCTCCCCCGGGGAATGCAG CCCACCGAATTCCTCAAGTCTCTGGGTGGGAATGGAGAAAAGAACGATAAGATTGAGATGGCCCATGGCACTACCACGCTCGCCTTCAAGTTCCAGCATGGAGTGATTGTGGCGGTGGATTCTCGGGCCACATCCGGGAATTACATTT GCACCATAAGGGCGAACAAGGTGATTGAGATTAACCCCTACCTGTTGGGCACCATGGCTGGTTGCGCGGCGGACTGTCAGTACTGGGAGCGTCTGCTGGCCAAGGAGTGCAG GCTGTATTATCTGCGGAATGGGGAGCGTATCTCAGTGTCAGCAGCCTCTAAACTGCTCTCTAACATGATGTGCCAGTATCGCAGCCTGGGCCTCTCCATGGGCAGTATGATCTGTGGCTGGGACAAGAAG GGTCCTGGACTCTACTATGTGGATGACTGTGGGACTCGGCTCTCAGGAAACATGTTCTCCACGGGTAGCGGGAACACCTTTGCCTATGGGGTGATGGATAGTAGCTATCGGCCAAATCTTAGCTGTGAAGAGGCTTATGACCTGGGCCGCAGGGCTATTGTTCATGCTACCCACCGAGACAACTATTCTGGAGGAGTTGTCAATA TGTACCATATGAAGCAAGACGGTTGGGTGAAAGTGGAGAGTACAGACGTCAGTGACCTGATGTACCAGTACTGGGAGGCCAGTCAGTAG
- the LOC118933385 gene encoding proteasome subunit beta type-8 isoform X2, with product MALLEPTEFLKSLGGNGEKNDKIEMAHGTTTLAFKFQHGVIVAVDSRATSGNYICTIRANKVIEINPYLLGTMAGCAADCQYWERLLAKECRLYYLRNGERISVSAASKLLSNMMCQYRSLGLSMGSMICGWDKKGPGLYYVDDCGTRLSGNMFSTGSGNTFAYGVMDSSYRPNLSCEEAYDLGRRAIVHATHRDNYSGGVVNMYHMKQDGWVKVESTDVSDLMYQYWEASQ from the exons ATGGCGCTGCTGGAG CCCACCGAATTCCTCAAGTCTCTGGGTGGGAATGGAGAAAAGAACGATAAGATTGAGATGGCCCATGGCACTACCACGCTCGCCTTCAAGTTCCAGCATGGAGTGATTGTGGCGGTGGATTCTCGGGCCACATCCGGGAATTACATTT GCACCATAAGGGCGAACAAGGTGATTGAGATTAACCCCTACCTGTTGGGCACCATGGCTGGTTGCGCGGCGGACTGTCAGTACTGGGAGCGTCTGCTGGCCAAGGAGTGCAG GCTGTATTATCTGCGGAATGGGGAGCGTATCTCAGTGTCAGCAGCCTCTAAACTGCTCTCTAACATGATGTGCCAGTATCGCAGCCTGGGCCTCTCCATGGGCAGTATGATCTGTGGCTGGGACAAGAAG GGTCCTGGACTCTACTATGTGGATGACTGTGGGACTCGGCTCTCAGGAAACATGTTCTCCACGGGTAGCGGGAACACCTTTGCCTATGGGGTGATGGATAGTAGCTATCGGCCAAATCTTAGCTGTGAAGAGGCTTATGACCTGGGCCGCAGGGCTATTGTTCATGCTACCCACCGAGACAACTATTCTGGAGGAGTTGTCAATA TGTACCATATGAAGCAAGACGGTTGGGTGAAAGTGGAGAGTACAGACGTCAGTGACCTGATGTACCAGTACTGGGAGGCCAGTCAGTAG
- the LOC118933426 gene encoding LOW QUALITY PROTEIN: antigen peptide transporter 1-like (The sequence of the model RefSeq protein was modified relative to this genomic sequence to represent the inferred CDS: substituted 2 bases at 2 genomic stop codons), whose amino-acid sequence MRATWAVLEFMGDGIYNGTMGLTHSHFQGEVFQAVLQQETEFFKETQTGAITSRVIADTSSLSESLSEKLSLLLWYLVRGLCLLGLMLWGSLSLTMVTLPLLFLLSKKLGKWHQVLAAQVQESLAESSQVAIEVLSVMPTVRSFANEEGEAQQFRQKLXEMKTLSQKEALAFAVSLWTTTISGMLLKVAILYIGGHLVISGAVSSGDLVTFVLYQVQFTTAVEVLLSTYPNIQKAVGSSEEIFEYLDRIPRCPASGVLIPFNLKGLVQFQDVSFAYPNRPEVLVLQGLMFTLCPGEVTALVGPSGSGKSTVAALLQNLYQSTRGQLLLDGEPLPQYDLRYLQRQVAAVGQXPQLFGRSFQENIAYGLIQEPTMEEIIAAAVESGAHSFISELPQGYNTEVGEAGNQLSGGQRQAVDLAPALIRKPWVLILDDATSALDANSQLRVEQLLYESPGWCSRSVLLITQHFSSVEQADHILFLEGGTICEAGTHQQLMENRGCYWNMVQGC is encoded by the exons TGCTGGAGTTCATGGGTGATGGGATCTACAATGGCACCATGGGCCTCACGCATAGCCACTTCCAGGGAGAGGTGTTTCAGGCTGTCCTGCAGCAGGAAACAGAGTTTTTCAAAGAGACCCAAACAG GTGCCATCACATCTCGGGTTATAGCGGACACGTCCTCCCTGAGTGAGTCTCTGAGTGAGAAGCTGAGCCTATTGCTGTGGTACCTGGTGCGTGGGCTGTGTCTGCTGGGGCTCATGCTCTGGGGGTCGCTCTCCCTCACCATGGTCACCCTGCCTCTGCTTTTCCTTCTGTCCAAGAAGCTTGGAAAATGGCACCAG GTGCTGGCAGCACAGGTGCAGGAATCTCTGGCAGAGTCCAGCCAGGTGGCCATTGAGGTTCTGTCAGTGATGCCTACAGTCCGGAGCTTTGCCAACGAGGAGGGTGAGGCCCAGCAGTTTAGGCAAAAGCTGTAGGAAATGAAGACACTCAGCCAGAAGGAGGCCCTGGCCTTCGCTGTCAGCCTGTGGACCACTACT ATCTCAGGGATGCTGCTGAAGGTGGCGATCCTATACATCGGTGGGCATCTGGTGATAAGTGGGGCTGTAAGCAGTGGGGACCTTGTCACCTTTGTTCTCTACCAGGTCCAGTTCACTACAGCAGTTGAG GTACTGCTCTCCACCTATCCCAATATACAGAAGGCTGTGGGCTCCTCAGAGGAAATATTCGAATACCTGGACCGGATCCCTCGCTGCCCAGCCAGTGGTGTGTTGATTCCCTTCAACTTGAAAGGCCTCGTCCAGTTCCAAGATGTCTCCTTCGCCTACCCAAACCGTCCAGAGGTCCTCGTGTTGCAG GGGCTGATGTTTACCCTCTGTCCTGGGGAGGTGACAGCACTGGTGGGACCCAGTGGGTCTGGGAAGAGCACAGTGGCTGCCCTGCTGCAGAATCTGTACCAGTCCACCAGGGGGCAGCTGCTCCTGGATGGGGAGCCCCTTCCCCAGTATGATCTCCGCTACCTGCAGAGACAG GTGGCTGCAGTGGGACAATAGCCACAGCTATTTGGAAGAAGTTTTCAAGAAAATATTGCCTATGGCTTGATCCAGGAGCCAACTATGGAGGAAATCATAGCTGCTGCAGTGGAGTCTGGAGCCCATAGCTTCATCTCTGAACTCCCTCAGGGCTACAACACAG AGGTGGGTGAGGCTGGGAACCAGCTGTCAGGTGGTCAGCGGCAGGCAGTGGACTTGGCTCCAGCACTGATCCGGAAACCTTGGGTGCTTATCCTGGATGATGCTACCAGTGCCTTGGATGCAAACAGCCAGTTACGG gTGGAGCAGCTCCTGTATGAAAGCCCTGGGTGGTGCTCTCGGTCTGTGCTTCTCATCACCCAGCATTTCAGCTCAGTGGAACAGGCTGACCACATCCTCTTTCTAGAAGGAGGCACCATCTGTGAGGCGGGAACCCACCAGCAGCTCATGGAGAATAGGGGATGCTACTGGAACATGGTGCAAGGCTGCTAG